One Streptomyces sp. NBC_01237 genomic region harbors:
- a CDS encoding phenylacetate--CoA ligase family protein, which produces MLLLRDTTTTRELADAVRDHTALVRDSHAGRPDHASLGRKFTATLRAAAGSGLYEDTLGPALVAKAAGTEPERAIGDLLTELPFLPKKALSEGGHRAFTRGLSEFLHYYESSGTTGNPVAAPKALDDLVANTINIGELWARILSPADRALILINAPFAPAAYQFEKVLEYLQVLSLRPWVDNITGDYTRVLRLTRELGVNVFVGPPSRLLEMIQFAYRNDEPVPAFEKLFLMAEQTGPAFVRHLERLTGARAYVAAYGSSETGTTAVTCEHRNLHLQTQSYVLELDDASGTRRVDGRPDRGELVVTTLDILARPLLRYRTGDLVEITGTDCPCGVATPLLRTLGRSQDLITLEGNGIRQNDFESAIWAGEENGDTGRIRHTDDAAGQAGKAGGGDDGSRLPVPRPGTTHVLNYMLVIRDRTILCLATTTGEADAAWTEATTRRIAGLFPGYELALRPVEKLPPLASLGQYLGWKLSRVLDLNDDRNWDRLPAPIRGVVETTLAEYASTTQS; this is translated from the coding sequence ATGCTGTTGCTTCGTGACACGACGACCACCCGTGAACTGGCCGACGCGGTACGCGACCACACCGCCCTCGTCCGCGACAGCCACGCCGGACGCCCCGACCACGCCTCCCTGGGACGGAAGTTCACCGCCACCCTCCGGGCGGCCGCCGGCTCCGGTCTCTACGAGGACACCCTCGGGCCCGCCCTGGTGGCGAAGGCCGCCGGGACGGAACCGGAGCGGGCCATCGGCGACCTCCTCACCGAGCTTCCCTTCCTGCCCAAGAAGGCCCTCAGCGAGGGCGGACACCGGGCCTTCACCCGCGGTCTGTCGGAATTCCTGCACTACTACGAGTCCTCGGGCACGACCGGGAACCCCGTCGCCGCGCCCAAGGCCCTGGACGACCTCGTCGCCAACACCATCAACATCGGTGAGCTGTGGGCCCGGATCCTCTCCCCGGCCGACCGGGCCCTCATCCTGATCAACGCGCCGTTCGCCCCGGCCGCGTACCAGTTCGAGAAGGTCCTCGAATACCTCCAGGTCCTCTCGCTGCGCCCCTGGGTGGACAACATCACCGGCGACTACACCCGGGTACTCCGGCTCACCCGCGAGCTGGGCGTCAACGTCTTCGTCGGACCCCCGTCCCGGCTGCTGGAGATGATCCAGTTCGCCTACCGCAACGACGAGCCGGTGCCGGCCTTCGAGAAGCTGTTCCTGATGGCCGAGCAGACCGGCCCCGCCTTCGTCCGCCACCTGGAACGCCTCACCGGCGCCCGCGCCTATGTCGCCGCGTACGGCTCGTCCGAGACCGGCACCACCGCCGTCACCTGCGAACACCGCAATCTGCACCTCCAGACCCAGAGTTACGTCCTGGAGCTGGACGACGCATCGGGGACGCGCCGCGTCGACGGCCGCCCCGACCGGGGTGAACTCGTCGTCACCACGCTCGACATCCTCGCCAGGCCCCTGCTGCGCTACCGCACCGGCGACCTCGTGGAGATCACCGGAACCGACTGCCCCTGCGGGGTGGCCACCCCTCTGCTGCGCACCCTCGGACGGTCCCAGGACCTCATCACCCTGGAGGGCAACGGCATCCGGCAGAACGACTTCGAGTCCGCGATCTGGGCCGGCGAAGAGAACGGCGACACCGGCCGCATCCGTCACACGGACGACGCGGCCGGGCAGGCGGGGAAGGCCGGGGGCGGCGACGACGGCTCACGCCTCCCCGTCCCCCGCCCCGGAACGACACACGTCCTGAACTACATGCTCGTCATCCGCGACCGCACCATCCTGTGCCTGGCGACGACCACCGGTGAGGCGGACGCGGCCTGGACCGAGGCCACCACCCGCCGTATCGCCGGACTCTTCCCCGGCTACGAACTCGCGCTGCGCCCGGTCGAGAAGCTGCCCCCGCTCGCCTCGCTCGGCCAGTACCTCGGCTGGAAGCTCTCGCGGGTGCTCGACCTCAACGACGACCGCAACTGGGACCGGCTGCCCGCCCCCATCAGAGGAGTCGTCGAGACGACCCTCGCCGAGTACGCGTCCACCACCCAGAGCTGA
- the asnB gene encoding asparagine synthase (glutamine-hydrolyzing), protein MCGIAGWLDRDRDLTRETETVRRMADTLARRGPDDSGVWTAPRIGLGHRRLAVTDPEHGQQPMTATGPDDGRDTAVVSFSGEIHNHRELRAELRARGHRFRTASDTEVILAAHREWGAEAITRFAGMFAYALWDIGTQTLYLGRDPLGIKPLYYAEHAGGVVFGSEPKALFASGLVRPEVDAEGLVDVFTVAAKRPGDAVYRTIRQVLPGHILRFDHNGTTSHRYWQLVTAPHEDDQETTVATVRSLLDRIVAEQTVADVPLGALLSGGIDSSAITAIGASAMAAEGLGTLATYSVDFAGGEDDFTADALHVSRDAPFVRAVVDHVGTKHQEVLVEPASLLSESGIALRARDYPGVGDLDVSLYLLFREVRRHLTVALSGEGADDAFGGYPWFASEAERPSGGFPWSAGVKDRNAVLSPQLRPHLDLHERLESRYREALDEVPHLDGESGVDRRMREVYYLQHTRFLPFLLDRKDRMSMANGLEVRVPYCDHRLVEYVWNVPWRLKRLGGREKGLLRAAVEDALPTEVVHRPKSGFPVGQSPEYLESVRTAVSDMIEDPGSPAMELLDADTLRAMVRNQDWVNGTFTPPPILPRALQLNEWLTAYDVQVVL, encoded by the coding sequence ATGTGTGGCATAGCAGGGTGGCTCGACCGGGATCGCGACCTGACCCGCGAGACCGAGACCGTACGCCGCATGGCGGACACGCTGGCCCGCCGCGGACCCGATGACTCCGGGGTCTGGACCGCGCCCAGGATCGGCCTCGGACACCGTCGGCTCGCCGTCACCGACCCCGAGCACGGCCAACAGCCCATGACCGCGACCGGCCCGGACGACGGGCGCGACACCGCGGTGGTCTCCTTCAGCGGGGAGATCCACAACCACCGCGAACTGCGCGCCGAACTCCGCGCCCGTGGACACCGCTTCCGGACCGCCTCCGACACCGAGGTCATCCTCGCCGCCCACCGGGAATGGGGCGCCGAGGCGATCACCCGCTTCGCCGGAATGTTCGCCTACGCCCTCTGGGACATCGGGACGCAGACCCTCTACCTCGGCCGCGACCCGCTCGGCATCAAACCGCTGTACTACGCGGAACACGCGGGCGGAGTCGTCTTCGGCTCCGAACCCAAAGCGCTCTTCGCCTCCGGACTCGTGCGGCCCGAGGTCGACGCCGAAGGGCTGGTGGACGTCTTCACCGTCGCCGCCAAACGCCCCGGCGACGCCGTCTACCGCACGATCCGCCAGGTCCTGCCCGGCCACATCCTGCGCTTCGACCACAACGGCACCACTTCGCACCGCTACTGGCAGCTGGTCACCGCCCCGCACGAGGACGACCAGGAGACGACCGTGGCCACCGTCCGGTCCCTGCTGGACCGGATCGTCGCGGAGCAGACCGTCGCCGACGTGCCCCTGGGCGCGCTGCTGTCCGGCGGCATCGACTCCAGCGCCATCACCGCGATCGGCGCGTCCGCGATGGCCGCCGAAGGGCTCGGCACCCTCGCCACCTACTCCGTCGACTTCGCCGGCGGCGAGGACGACTTCACCGCCGACGCCCTGCACGTCTCCCGCGACGCCCCCTTCGTCCGCGCCGTCGTCGACCACGTCGGCACCAAGCACCAGGAGGTACTGGTCGAACCCGCCTCCCTGCTCTCCGAGTCCGGCATCGCGCTGCGCGCCCGCGACTACCCAGGCGTGGGCGACCTGGACGTCTCGCTGTACCTCCTGTTCCGGGAGGTGCGCAGACACCTCACCGTCGCGCTGTCCGGAGAGGGCGCGGACGACGCCTTCGGCGGCTACCCCTGGTTCGCGAGCGAGGCCGAGCGGCCCAGCGGCGGCTTTCCCTGGTCGGCCGGGGTCAAGGACCGCAACGCCGTGCTGTCGCCGCAGCTGCGCCCCCATCTGGACCTGCACGAACGGCTGGAGAGCCGCTACCGCGAGGCCCTGGACGAAGTCCCCCATCTCGACGGCGAGAGCGGCGTCGACCGCCGGATGCGCGAGGTCTACTACCTCCAGCACACCCGGTTCCTGCCCTTCCTCCTCGACCGGAAGGACCGTATGAGCATGGCCAACGGCCTGGAGGTCCGCGTCCCCTACTGCGACCACCGCCTGGTCGAGTACGTGTGGAACGTGCCCTGGCGGCTGAAGCGGCTCGGCGGCCGGGAGAAGGGACTGCTGCGCGCCGCCGTCGAGGACGCCCTGCCCACCGAGGTCGTCCACCGCCCCAAGAGCGGCTTCCCCGTCGGGCAGAGCCCCGAGTACCTGGAATCCGTGCGCACCGCGGTCTCCGACATGATCGAGGACCCGGGATCGCCCGCGATGGAACTGCTGGACGCGGACACCCTGCGCGCCATGGTCAGGAACCAGGACTGGGTCAACGGCACCTTCACCCCGCCGCCGATCCTGCCGCGCGCCCTCCAGCTCAACGAGTGGCTCACCGCCTACGACGTACAGGTGGTCCTGTGA